In Chitinophaga nivalis, a single genomic region encodes these proteins:
- a CDS encoding TonB-dependent receptor — MGFRKLLFTFSLLLSTFLTYAQVTTSGLNGKVTGTDNVGLPGATVVAIHLPSGTKYGTTTDPEGFYRLPNMNVGGPYKVSISYIGFNEFTQENVTLALGQALRLNAKLSDKSREIKQVEVVGQRNSAFNANRKGAQTVVSRSQIESLPTVGRNYTDFARLTPQARLTKDGSGNNGISIAGTNSRYNAIFVDGAVQNDVFGLSDNGANGGQIGISPFSVDIIDQININVSPFDVKQGGFAGGSINAVTRSGTNNVEGSAYYFFRNQDLAGKTPTNLKDVTRTKLANFTSQTYGLRVGGPIIKNKLFYFFNAEFQNDETPQNFKFDTYSRNTDGTPKATAASEALLGQLSDKLMKMGYDPGGYLDNVRKVNGTKLFLRLDWNINSVHKFTIRHQYTRGVSTSPANSSATTIQFANRGVYFPSTTNATTAELKSLFGNKASNSLLVGVNIVRDDRSVMGNPFPNVFFTKESVGFGSEAFSAANLLAQNVYTLTDNFELYKGKHTITIGTNNEFYNLNNVFIRNNFGAYTYANIQDFLDGKSPTRLQRTFSAVDNGVGDKTDAAAKLKAMQLSVYAQDDYQITDNFKLSYGIRADLPIFLDKPRENTGFNENVLPKLEAAGWDVKGARTGGKPDSKILLSPRIAFNWDVTGDQRTQIRGGAGIFTSRIPFVWVGGIYNNNGVTLGELDYRYDASKPTSPTNQPISFIPEYDRQPSITAVPSGQIDLFAKNFKFPQVFRTSLAIDRKLPWGLLGTLEGIYTKTLNNVNYYNLAYVKSGETLTGSGDDHRPLYKKLGTDVLGAYPNVYYAENTNKGFSYNLTAQLQKSFNYGLSASLAYTFSRAKGLNDGQSSQNSSQWRMPNVRGKNDLDLAYSIYDAGSRIVANVSYKKEYAGFMGTTVSLFYTGQAGDRFSYGYRDNAGNQNINKDLPGSGDAGLSIMYIPRSAAEINLVDYKAKDGSTVTKEDQWNRLNSFIENDKYLSSRRGEYVERNGVRTPFTHIFDLHVAQDFYIKQRNGSKHILQLTFDVFNLGNLLNKEWGRMYTARQGMSYNNYGLIDFVGFEANGTTPKFNYTGPAEKNKTVAQIDDIGLQTARWQSQVGIRYIFK; from the coding sequence ATGGGATTTAGAAAATTACTCTTTACCTTCTCATTGTTATTGTCAACTTTCCTTACCTATGCTCAGGTTACCACATCGGGTCTGAACGGTAAGGTAACCGGTACAGACAACGTAGGTCTGCCCGGCGCAACAGTTGTTGCGATTCATCTTCCATCAGGTACCAAATACGGTACAACCACTGATCCGGAAGGCTTTTATCGTTTGCCCAACATGAACGTAGGCGGACCATACAAAGTAAGTATTTCCTATATCGGATTCAACGAATTTACCCAGGAGAATGTCACCCTCGCACTGGGTCAGGCACTCAGACTGAATGCAAAATTGTCTGACAAAAGCCGGGAGATCAAACAGGTAGAAGTAGTTGGACAACGCAACAGTGCGTTCAACGCTAACCGCAAAGGCGCACAAACTGTTGTAAGCCGTTCCCAGATTGAGTCATTGCCAACTGTAGGCCGTAACTACACCGACTTTGCACGTCTGACCCCTCAGGCCAGACTGACCAAAGATGGTAGTGGTAACAACGGTATCTCCATTGCCGGTACCAACAGCCGTTACAACGCTATCTTCGTAGATGGTGCGGTGCAAAACGACGTGTTTGGTTTGTCCGACAACGGCGCTAACGGTGGCCAGATCGGTATCTCTCCTTTCAGCGTGGATATCATCGATCAGATCAACATCAACGTTTCTCCTTTCGACGTTAAACAAGGCGGTTTCGCCGGTGGTTCCATCAACGCGGTAACCCGTAGTGGTACCAACAACGTAGAAGGTTCTGCATACTATTTCTTCCGTAACCAGGACCTGGCCGGTAAAACACCAACCAACCTGAAAGATGTAACCCGTACCAAACTGGCGAACTTCACTTCCCAGACTTACGGTTTACGCGTAGGTGGTCCCATCATCAAGAATAAACTGTTCTACTTCTTCAACGCAGAATTCCAGAATGATGAAACCCCTCAGAACTTCAAATTTGATACCTACTCCAGAAATACAGACGGTACGCCAAAAGCAACTGCTGCTTCTGAAGCACTGCTGGGTCAACTCTCCGATAAACTCATGAAAATGGGTTACGATCCGGGCGGTTACCTCGATAACGTACGTAAAGTAAACGGTACCAAACTGTTTCTGCGTTTAGACTGGAACATCAACAGCGTACATAAATTCACCATCCGTCACCAATACACCAGAGGTGTAAGTACCAGCCCTGCCAACTCCAGCGCAACTACTATTCAGTTTGCCAACAGAGGTGTGTACTTCCCTTCTACTACCAACGCTACGACTGCCGAGCTGAAAAGCCTGTTTGGTAACAAGGCTTCCAACTCCCTCCTCGTTGGTGTGAACATTGTTCGTGACGACCGTAGCGTAATGGGCAACCCATTCCCGAACGTATTCTTCACCAAGGAATCCGTAGGATTTGGTTCTGAAGCCTTCTCCGCTGCCAACCTCCTGGCACAGAATGTTTATACTTTAACCGATAACTTCGAACTGTATAAAGGTAAACACACCATCACCATCGGTACCAACAACGAGTTCTATAACCTGAACAACGTGTTTATCCGTAACAACTTTGGTGCTTATACCTATGCAAACATCCAGGACTTCCTGGACGGTAAATCACCTACCCGTTTACAGCGTACTTTCTCTGCTGTTGATAATGGCGTAGGCGATAAAACAGATGCTGCTGCCAAACTGAAAGCTATGCAGCTGAGCGTTTATGCACAGGATGACTACCAGATCACCGACAACTTCAAATTATCATATGGTATCCGTGCAGATCTCCCGATCTTCCTGGACAAACCACGTGAAAATACCGGTTTCAACGAAAATGTACTGCCTAAACTGGAAGCTGCAGGATGGGATGTAAAAGGTGCACGTACCGGTGGAAAACCAGACAGCAAAATCCTGCTCTCTCCACGTATCGCCTTTAACTGGGACGTAACCGGAGATCAGCGTACACAGATCCGTGGTGGTGCCGGTATCTTTACCAGCCGTATTCCATTCGTATGGGTAGGTGGTATCTACAACAACAACGGTGTTACCCTGGGTGAACTGGATTACAGATACGATGCATCCAAACCAACGTCACCTACCAACCAGCCGATCAGCTTTATTCCGGAATACGATCGCCAGCCTTCTATCACGGCTGTTCCTTCCGGTCAGATCGACCTGTTTGCCAAAAACTTCAAATTCCCGCAGGTTTTCAGAACCAGCCTCGCTATTGACAGAAAACTCCCATGGGGTTTACTGGGTACCTTAGAAGGTATCTATACCAAAACACTGAACAACGTTAACTACTATAACCTCGCTTACGTAAAAAGCGGCGAAACGTTAACCGGTAGCGGCGATGATCACCGTCCTTTATACAAAAAACTGGGTACAGACGTACTGGGTGCATATCCTAACGTTTACTACGCAGAAAATACCAACAAAGGTTTCTCCTATAACCTGACTGCTCAGTTACAGAAATCATTCAACTATGGCCTGAGCGCAAGCCTCGCCTATACCTTCAGCCGTGCTAAAGGTCTGAATGATGGTCAGTCTTCTCAGAACTCTTCCCAATGGCGTATGCCAAACGTAAGAGGTAAAAACGACCTGGATCTTGCTTACTCTATCTATGACGCAGGTTCCAGAATCGTTGCCAACGTTTCCTATAAGAAAGAATATGCTGGTTTCATGGGTACTACCGTGAGCCTGTTCTACACCGGCCAGGCTGGTGACCGCTTCTCTTACGGTTACAGAGACAATGCCGGTAACCAGAACATCAACAAAGATTTACCAGGTAGTGGTGATGCTGGTCTGAGCATCATGTACATTCCAAGAAGTGCAGCTGAAATCAACCTCGTTGATTACAAAGCGAAAGATGGTAGCACTGTTACCAAAGAAGACCAGTGGAACAGACTGAATAGCTTTATCGAAAACGATAAATACCTGAGCAGCCGCAGAGGTGAATACGTTGAAAGAAACGGTGTAAGAACTCCGTTCACCCACATCTTCGACTTACACGTTGCACAGGATTTCTACATCAAACAAAGAAACGGCAGCAAACATATCCTGCAGCTGACCTTTGATGTATTCAACCTCGGTAACCTCCTGAACAAAGAATGGGGTAGAATGTACACCGCACGTCAGGGTATGAGCTACAACAACTATGGCCTGATCGACTTCGTAGGTTTCGAAGCAAACGGTACTACACCTAAATTCAACTACACCGGCCCTGCTGAGAAAAACAAAACGGTTGCACAGATCGATGATATCGGTTTACAGACCGCTCGTTGGCAAAGCCAGGTTGGTATCAGATACATCTTCAAATAA
- a CDS encoding bifunctional 3,4-dihydroxy-2-butanone-4-phosphate synthase/GTP cyclohydrolase II, with product MLDKIEAAIEDIKNGKLVIVVDDEDRENEGDFITAARNVTPEIINFMSTHGRGLICAPLAEERCEELGLELMVRDNTALHQTPFTVSIDLLGHGCTTGISAHDRAKTVQALIDPATRPEDLGKPGHIFPLKAKSAGVLRRAGHTEATIDLARLAGFEPAGVLVEIMNEDGSMARLPQLREIATKFDLKLISIQDLITYMLSTETLIEEGVRVQMPTKYGNFELIAFKQINSGEIHMALKKGDWTPDEPVLVRVHSSCVTGDILHSLRCDCGEQLHASMQMVEKEGKGLILYMNQEGRGIGLMNKLKAYKLQEEGLDTVEANLELGFKMDERDYGVGAQILRHLNICKLRLITNNPRKRAGLSGYGLEVIENVPIEIHPNPHNENYLRTKRDKLGHEILKG from the coding sequence ATGTTAGATAAAATAGAAGCAGCAATAGAAGATATAAAGAACGGTAAACTGGTAATCGTAGTAGATGATGAAGACCGCGAGAATGAAGGAGACTTTATCACCGCCGCACGTAACGTCACACCCGAGATCATCAACTTTATGAGTACGCATGGCCGTGGCCTGATCTGCGCGCCATTGGCGGAGGAGCGCTGCGAAGAGCTGGGGCTGGAGCTGATGGTTCGTGATAACACGGCACTACACCAAACACCATTCACTGTATCTATTGATCTGCTGGGACACGGTTGTACTACCGGTATATCTGCCCACGACAGAGCCAAAACAGTACAAGCCCTGATTGATCCTGCCACCCGGCCGGAAGATCTTGGAAAACCAGGGCATATCTTTCCATTAAAAGCCAAATCGGCCGGCGTATTACGCCGGGCAGGCCATACAGAAGCTACCATTGACCTGGCCAGACTGGCCGGTTTCGAGCCAGCCGGTGTACTGGTGGAAATCATGAATGAAGATGGCTCCATGGCACGCCTCCCGCAGTTACGGGAAATTGCCACTAAGTTCGATCTGAAACTCATTTCCATCCAGGACCTGATCACCTACATGCTCAGTACTGAAACATTGATTGAAGAAGGAGTACGCGTGCAAATGCCTACTAAATACGGCAACTTTGAACTCATCGCCTTCAAACAAATCAACTCCGGCGAAATCCATATGGCCCTGAAAAAAGGCGACTGGACACCGGATGAACCAGTACTGGTACGGGTACACTCCTCCTGTGTAACCGGCGATATCCTCCATTCACTCCGTTGCGATTGCGGTGAACAACTGCACGCTTCCATGCAAATGGTGGAGAAAGAAGGGAAAGGCCTTATATTATATATGAACCAGGAAGGCCGCGGCATCGGCTTGATGAATAAATTAAAAGCCTACAAACTCCAGGAAGAAGGCCTCGATACCGTGGAAGCGAATCTGGAACTGGGCTTTAAAATGGATGAACGTGATTACGGCGTAGGCGCCCAGATCCTTCGTCATCTCAACATCTGCAAGTTGCGCCTGATTACCAATAATCCCCGCAAAAGAGCCGGTCTGAGTGGCTATGGCCTGGAAGTAATAGAAAACGTGCCCATCGAAATTCATCCCAACCCGCACAATGAAAATTACCTGCGGACCAAACGGGATAAATTAGGACACGAAATCCTGAAAGGATAA
- a CDS encoding heparin lyase I family protein, giving the protein MKSPVSLPSPVRQWQLYAKTAAGVCCCLLSVFSGKAQVTLTADGPGSTYERIESVLGKGTASEVPDCGHQAFGRHITEVFDTDLNKNVFVFHIHTTPDDDRCGSNTDRQRNEIKTFNPSPDNVKATYGETVTYRWKFKIDAGFIPTSGFCHLHQIKAGDGDDGSPLMTLTPRAGNPQKMQVIYTPGTGKPGGGEKAQAPLSAFKGTWVEVTEKIKYTTTGTYQITVKKVSDGTTLLTYTNNNIDMWRDGTTFCRPKWGIYRKLVSGMRDEQVRFADFCIAEGNATCGSSPAPAAATTADATASAPAVQIEVTPASPQITAISLVLATQGATRLTVQDKNGQEVARLLDANLEAGTHQISLDTGNLPAGNYAIKVTHNDNSYTKVLPVKP; this is encoded by the coding sequence ATGAAATCTCCCGTCAGCCTGCCTTCGCCTGTAAGGCAATGGCAACTTTATGCTAAAACAGCAGCCGGTGTATGCTGTTGTCTGTTATCCGTTTTTTCCGGTAAGGCGCAGGTGACCCTCACCGCCGATGGTCCGGGCAGCACCTACGAACGGATAGAGAGTGTGCTGGGAAAAGGCACTGCCAGCGAAGTACCGGATTGTGGCCACCAGGCCTTCGGCCGGCACATCACCGAAGTATTTGACACAGACCTGAACAAAAATGTCTTTGTCTTTCATATCCACACGACGCCGGATGATGACCGTTGCGGTTCCAACACAGACCGGCAGCGGAATGAAATCAAAACATTCAATCCATCGCCGGATAATGTAAAGGCAACCTACGGTGAAACGGTTACCTATCGCTGGAAATTTAAAATAGATGCAGGATTTATTCCGACTTCCGGCTTCTGTCACCTGCACCAGATCAAAGCCGGAGATGGCGACGATGGTTCTCCGCTGATGACGCTCACCCCCCGCGCCGGCAACCCGCAGAAAATGCAGGTCATCTATACACCCGGTACCGGCAAACCCGGTGGCGGCGAAAAGGCACAGGCTCCGCTGTCGGCTTTTAAAGGCACCTGGGTGGAAGTAACAGAGAAAATCAAGTACACCACTACGGGCACCTACCAGATTACCGTTAAAAAGGTAAGCGATGGTACCACGCTGCTGACCTACACCAATAATAACATAGATATGTGGCGGGATGGTACTACCTTCTGCCGCCCCAAATGGGGAATCTATCGCAAACTGGTGAGCGGCATGCGGGATGAGCAGGTACGTTTCGCTGATTTCTGTATTGCAGAAGGGAATGCTACCTGTGGCAGCAGTCCGGCTCCGGCCGCAGCTACCACCGCGGATGCTACAGCCTCCGCGCCGGCTGTACAGATCGAAGTAACCCCGGCATCGCCGCAAATCACGGCTATCAGCCTGGTACTGGCTACGCAGGGCGCTACCCGGCTTACCGTACAGGATAAAAACGGACAGGAAGTAGCCCGGCTGCTGGATGCCAATCTGGAAGCGGGTACCCACCAGATTTCGCTGGATACCGGTAACCTGCCTGCGGGGAACTATGCCATAAAAGTGACACATAACGACAACAGCTATACGAAAGTATTGCCGGTGAAGCCGTAA